A single Perca flavescens isolate YP-PL-M2 chromosome 2, PFLA_1.0, whole genome shotgun sequence DNA region contains:
- the LOC114572988 gene encoding galactose-specific lectin nattectin, which yields MTSVFPFALLLCLSSGLLVAYGEQACPPGWTQFGSRCFAFYMQRKTWFDAETFCQTAGGHLASIYSAEENTFLQDFIFQVTGAHTTSWIGGTDTVKVGTWMWSEGSRLKYKSWAAGEPNLPGVEDCLLMNWVGTTGWFDWVCANQASFICSKNSV from the exons ATGACATCAGTCTTTCCGTTTGCTTTGTTGCTCTGTTTGTCCAGCGGACTTTTAGTTGCATAT GGTGAACAGGCCTGCCCTCCTGGTTGGACTCAGTTTGGTTCTCGCTGTTTCGCTTTCTACATGCAGAGAAAGACCTGGTTCGATGCAGAG ACCTTCTGCCAGACCGCTGGTGGGCATCTGGCTTCCATCTACTCAGCTGAGGAAAATACATTCCTCCAAGACTTCATTTTCCAAGTGACCGGTGCACATACAACTTCCTGGATCGGAGGCACTGACACAGTGAAG GTGGGCACGTGGATGTGGAGTGAGGGATCCAGATTGAAATACAAAAGCTGGGCTGCGGGGGAGCCTAACCTGCCTGGTGTGGAGGACTGTCTTCTGATGAACTGGGTTGGaa CAACCGGCTGGTTCGACTGGGTTTGTGCCAACCAGGCTTCTTTCATCTGCTCCAAGAACAGCGTGTAA